GAAACCTTCGGCAGCGACGTAACGGTAGTTCAAATGGGTTACCAAAACTATGGCACCATCATTCAAACCAGCGCCGGACATCATAACAACGGCTGCGGAAATTGCGGTGGCCACTAAGAAATACAACGGCTAATACTACATCCCCTTAATAGGACTAATCATTGTCTTATTTTCAAACTGAGCCCTGAATGTAGCGACTACATTCAGGGTTTAGGTGTTTGTATGGGGGTACACAAAGATATACGTGCTATTATGTGGCATGCCGTTTCTGCCTGTAGGGCTGCGCTGGATGAGAAAGGCTACGGGCTTGCTGATATTCTTAAAAAGAGTATTTTAGCTTGCCGAATGATAACGCTATTTTGAAGTATAATACATATAAATATGAGATTGATTTTCCTGTTAGGCGCCTTTCTAGTGCTATCCTCTTTTACCGATGTGGAGGTGAAAACAAAGAAAAAACAGCTACAGTTTGGATTTGAAGAGGTTTACTGTGTTCTGAAATCAGATAAGGCGGTTAAGCATGGCGAATATTTGTTTAGAAATATGAATTGGGTATTTCAAAAGGGGACATATGTAAAAGGGGTAAAGGCTGGAATTTGGAGCTACTACATTGGCGACAAGCTTGAATTTAGCTACGATTTTGACTCGAAAAAGGTTGTTTCTGATACGCTTGGTAAAAGTCGGCTGGCTTTGTTTTCGGAAGGGATGGTTTATCTTGAGTTGCTGAAGGCCTCTAATCTGTCATATCCTGAGAAGTCGATGGAGAATGGTATTTCAGGAACTGTGGTTGTTGCAATCGTTGTGAGTAAAGAGGGAGTTCCTGTCGATTTTAAGATTGAGGCAAGCAGCGGAGTTTTGGAGTTGAATAAGGAATCGTTGAGAGTCGCTCAAATTATAGCGCGACAACATCCTTGGATTCCGGGGATAAATGAGCAGGGTGAGCCCGTGGAATCCGTCGTGTTTTGTCCTTTCAATTTTAGAGCCATGTAATGAGTCTTTCTTGCATTAGATAAAATCTTCGTTGGGTTTCGAAAGCCAACCCAAAAGGTGTAATTTAGCGGCGTATTACCATCAAAAACGTACGTACAATGAAGATAGCATTAGCGCAGCTCAACTATCATGTCAACAACTTCGACGCTAACGTCGCCAAAA
The Alistipes sp. ZOR0009 genome window above contains:
- a CDS encoding energy transducer TonB, which codes for MRLIFLLGAFLVLSSFTDVEVKTKKKQLQFGFEEVYCVLKSDKAVKHGEYLFRNMNWVFQKGTYVKGVKAGIWSYYIGDKLEFSYDFDSKKVVSDTLGKSRLALFSEGMVYLELLKASNLSYPEKSMENGISGTVVVAIVVSKEGVPVDFKIEASSGVLELNKESLRVAQIIARQHPWIPGINEQGEPVESVVFCPFNFRAM